From a single Collibacillus ludicampi genomic region:
- a CDS encoding alpha-ketoacid dehydrogenase subunit beta → MAIKSYIEAVTEALAEEMEADPRVFVLGEDVGVRGGVFRATAGLIERFGEDRVMDTPLAESAIVGVAIGAAMAGMRPVAEIQFADFIMPAFNQIVSEAARIRYRSNNDWDCPLVIRAPYGGGVHGALYHSQSVEALFHHVPGLKIVAPSTPYEVKGLLKAAIRDEDPVLFFEHKRCYRLIKGDVPEGDYTLPIGKANVKREGTDITVFTYGLMVHYCLEAADIVAKEGISAHIVDLVTLKPLDKDAILEGTARTGKVLIVHEDNKVGGIGAEVSAMIAEEALFELDAPIARLCGPEIPAMPYMPPLEKFYMLNPNKIADAMRKLAEF, encoded by the coding sequence ATGGCCATCAAGTCCTATATCGAAGCAGTGACGGAAGCCCTCGCCGAAGAGATGGAGGCTGATCCTCGCGTCTTTGTTCTCGGGGAAGACGTGGGCGTTCGAGGAGGCGTTTTCCGGGCGACAGCAGGATTGATCGAAAGATTTGGTGAAGATCGAGTGATGGATACACCTCTTGCCGAATCTGCGATCGTCGGTGTGGCGATCGGAGCCGCAATGGCGGGGATGCGTCCGGTGGCCGAAATTCAGTTTGCCGATTTCATTATGCCCGCGTTTAATCAAATCGTTTCCGAAGCGGCAAGAATCCGTTATCGTTCAAACAATGATTGGGATTGTCCGCTAGTGATACGCGCACCTTACGGTGGAGGCGTACATGGTGCGCTTTATCATTCGCAAAGCGTGGAGGCGTTATTTCATCATGTCCCAGGCTTGAAGATCGTTGCCCCCTCCACCCCGTATGAAGTGAAGGGCCTTTTAAAAGCGGCCATTCGCGATGAGGATCCGGTTCTCTTTTTTGAACATAAACGTTGTTATCGTTTAATTAAGGGCGATGTTCCCGAAGGGGATTATACGCTACCGATCGGCAAGGCGAACGTGAAACGGGAAGGGACGGACATCACTGTATTTACCTATGGTCTCATGGTGCATTACTGCCTGGAAGCGGCCGATATCGTAGCGAAAGAAGGAATCTCCGCTCACATCGTTGACCTGGTCACACTCAAGCCTTTGGATAAAGACGCGATTCTTGAAGGTACAGCCAGAACGGGAAAAGTCTTGATTGTTCACGAGGACAATAAAGTGGGGGGGATCGGTGCAGAGGTTTCTGCCATGATTGCCGAAGAAGCCCTGTTTGAATTGGACGCACCGATCGCGCGGCTTTGCGGTCCAGAGATTCCGGCGATGCCTTACATGCCCCCTCTGGAGAAATTTTATATGTTAAATCCCAACAAAATTGCCGATGCTATGCGCAAACTGGCTGAATTCTAG
- the lpdA gene encoding dihydrolipoyl dehydrogenase, whose protein sequence is MAEQYDIVVIGGGTGGYVAAIRAAQLGLKVALVERDKVGGTCLHRGCIPSKALLKSAELYNTMKKSEEFGIMAPDVKLDFSKVMERKSKIVGQLHKGVQHLLKQNKVDVIQGTGRVMGPSIFSPRAGAVRVEKENGETEILNPGHVIIATGSRPKTLPGLHIDGRAVITSDEALELSEIPKSVIIIGAGAIGVEWASMLADFGTEVTLVEYMPQILPLEDEDVAAELERNFKKRKIKLMTGTKVLPETLEHRDGHVAISVERNGQTEALAAEKILVAVGREAIVDDIGLEATEVEVERGFIKVDPYYRTKEANIFAIGDVIGGLQLAHVASHEGIIAVETIAGKNPHPLDYTQVPKCTYSRPEVASVGLTEKEAREKGIDVKVGKFPFRAIGKALVNGEVDGFVKMVANAQTNDLIGVHMIGSHVTDLISEAGLAKLLDATPWEVGIAIHPHPTLSEAIGEAALAVDGIAIHYA, encoded by the coding sequence ATGGCGGAACAGTATGACATCGTTGTGATCGGCGGAGGCACGGGTGGCTATGTAGCAGCCATCCGTGCCGCGCAGTTAGGGCTTAAAGTCGCGCTGGTAGAAAGGGATAAAGTGGGCGGAACCTGTTTGCATAGGGGGTGCATACCCTCAAAAGCGTTACTTAAAAGTGCGGAACTCTACAACACCATGAAAAAGTCAGAAGAATTTGGTATTATGGCTCCGGATGTGAAGCTCGACTTTTCAAAAGTGATGGAGCGAAAATCAAAAATCGTCGGACAACTTCATAAAGGCGTGCAACACCTTCTGAAACAAAACAAGGTTGATGTGATTCAAGGTACAGGAAGGGTGATGGGGCCATCCATCTTTTCGCCTCGCGCAGGGGCCGTTCGTGTGGAAAAAGAGAACGGGGAAACGGAAATTCTCAATCCGGGCCATGTGATCATCGCGACAGGATCACGGCCAAAAACGCTTCCAGGTTTACACATCGACGGGCGGGCGGTGATCACTTCAGATGAAGCGCTGGAACTCAGTGAGATTCCGAAGTCGGTCATCATCATCGGCGCAGGTGCGATCGGTGTGGAGTGGGCTTCTATGTTGGCTGATTTTGGAACGGAAGTAACGCTCGTTGAGTATATGCCTCAGATTTTACCTTTAGAAGACGAGGACGTGGCTGCTGAGCTTGAAAGGAATTTCAAAAAACGCAAGATCAAACTCATGACGGGAACGAAAGTGCTGCCGGAAACATTGGAACATCGTGACGGCCATGTGGCGATTTCCGTGGAACGAAATGGTCAGACGGAAGCTCTTGCGGCTGAAAAAATCTTGGTGGCGGTCGGACGAGAAGCAATCGTAGATGACATCGGATTGGAAGCGACAGAAGTTGAAGTGGAGCGCGGGTTTATCAAAGTGGATCCATATTACCGTACGAAAGAGGCGAATATTTTTGCGATCGGGGATGTGATCGGAGGTTTGCAATTGGCACATGTCGCTTCCCATGAGGGAATCATTGCTGTCGAAACGATCGCGGGAAAAAATCCTCATCCTCTCGATTACACGCAAGTTCCGAAATGTACCTATTCACGGCCTGAAGTGGCTTCGGTAGGATTGACGGAAAAAGAGGCAAGGGAAAAAGGAATCGATGTTAAAGTAGGTAAATTCCCTTTCCGGGCGATTGGAAAAGCGCTGGTCAACGGGGAAGTTGACGGTTTCGTCAAAATGGTGGCCAATGCGCAAACGAATGATCTGATCGGAGTGCATATGATCGGATCCCATGTGACGGATCTCATTTCGGAAGCCGGTCTTGCAAAATTGCTCGATGCGACCCCCTGGGAAGTCGGTATCGCCATTCATCCGCATCCGACACTTTCGGAAGCGATCGGGGAAGCGGCACTCGCTGTCGATGGGATTGCGATCCATTATGCGTAA
- the mce gene encoding methylmalonyl-CoA epimerase produces MRPEKIDHLGIAVTSVEKALPFYQSTLGLQVVHEEVISDQQVRAVFLQVGGSTIELLEPTSADSPIAKFIEKRGEGIHHVAYAVADIRAKLREAKEAGIRLIDEEPRPGGHGKLIAFLHPKDTGGVLTEYCQRVHGE; encoded by the coding sequence ATGCGCCCGGAAAAGATCGATCATCTGGGAATTGCGGTCACATCCGTAGAGAAAGCGCTTCCTTTTTATCAAAGTACACTTGGTTTGCAAGTCGTACATGAAGAGGTCATTTCCGATCAGCAGGTACGTGCCGTTTTTTTACAAGTGGGGGGAAGTACGATCGAACTGCTTGAACCCACCTCTGCGGACAGCCCGATTGCCAAATTTATCGAGAAACGCGGTGAAGGGATTCATCATGTCGCTTACGCCGTAGCGGATATTCGCGCAAAATTGCGGGAGGCAAAAGAGGCGGGCATCCGCCTGATCGATGAAGAACCGCGACCTGGAGGGCATGGTAAACTGATTGCTTTTTTGCACCCGAAAGACACAGGC
- a CDS encoding Glu/Leu/Phe/Val family dehydrogenase, translating into MKIFEYMQTYDYEQLVFCHDEASGLKAIIAIHDTTLGPALGGCRMWTYASEEDAIVDALRLARGMTYKNAAAGLNLGGGKTVVIGNPRTDKSEALFRALGRYVESLNGRYITAEDVGTTVTDMDIIHQETNYVTGVSQTYGSSGNPSPMTALGVFRGIQASAKEVFGTDLLENKKVAVQGVGNVGYYLCKHLHDAGAKLIVTDINDENVKRVVEEFHAEAVAPNDIFGVECDIFAPCALGAIINDETIPQLKCQIVAGSANNQLKEERHGDILHEKGILYAPDYVINAGGVINVADELEGYNAERAQKKVENIYNIMLNVYEIAKRDGIPTYKAADRMAEERIEQMRRVRSSFIRTEKNLLK; encoded by the coding sequence ATGAAAATTTTCGAGTACATGCAAACATACGATTATGAACAATTGGTGTTTTGCCATGATGAAGCTTCAGGCTTGAAAGCGATTATAGCCATACATGATACCACGCTCGGACCTGCACTTGGCGGTTGCCGCATGTGGACATACGCTTCAGAAGAGGATGCGATTGTAGATGCTCTGCGTCTCGCACGCGGAATGACTTATAAGAATGCGGCTGCAGGTTTGAATCTCGGAGGCGGCAAGACGGTTGTCATCGGTAATCCGCGCACCGACAAGTCGGAAGCGTTGTTCCGTGCGTTAGGCCGCTATGTGGAAAGTCTCAACGGACGGTATATCACTGCGGAAGATGTCGGTACAACTGTTACGGATATGGACATTATCCATCAGGAAACCAATTATGTGACAGGTGTATCACAAACGTACGGTTCTTCCGGCAATCCGTCTCCGATGACAGCACTGGGCGTATTCCGCGGGATCCAGGCGTCCGCGAAGGAAGTGTTCGGAACCGATTTGCTCGAAAATAAAAAGGTAGCGGTTCAAGGGGTAGGGAACGTAGGGTACTATCTTTGCAAACATTTGCATGATGCAGGTGCTAAACTCATTGTGACCGATATTAATGACGAAAACGTGAAGCGAGTGGTTGAGGAATTCCATGCGGAAGCGGTCGCTCCGAACGATATTTTCGGCGTGGAGTGTGATATTTTCGCTCCTTGCGCATTGGGAGCGATCATTAATGATGAAACGATCCCGCAATTAAAATGTCAGATCGTTGCCGGTTCGGCCAACAATCAGTTAAAGGAAGAACGGCATGGGGATATCTTGCATGAGAAAGGGATACTCTACGCTCCAGATTACGTGATCAACGCAGGCGGAGTCATCAATGTCGCCGATGAACTGGAAGGGTACAACGCAGAAAGAGCGCAAAAGAAAGTGGAAAATATCTACAACATCATGTTGAACGTATATGAGATCGCTAAACGCGACGGCATTCCGACATACAAGGCAGCCGACCGCATGGCGGAAGAGCGCATTGAACAAATGAGACGTGTTCGTTCTTCGTTTATTCGCACGGAAAAGAATCTTCTGAAGTGA
- a CDS encoding dihydrolipoamide acetyltransferase family protein, giving the protein MAQILMPQLGESVTEGTIAKWLKQVGDSVQKYEPIAEVITDKVNAEVPSDFEGVLTKILVEEGTTVAVGTPIAQIEEAGQQPVHADESIEVQAENGESAEARVTTEGLSRVKEQTSRVDVARPRFSPAVMHLLQEHGIDPSEISGTGLGGRITRKDVLAYLENRQITGRVQLTKTEEDLSSVAAPTKPATGPITFNETVQPSETVSAQPQNQLAQTLTGRSLREDETAIPVTPIRRTIAKRMLESKHQAPHAWTMVEVDVTNMVRFRERVKDEFKKKEGFSLTYLPLFIKAVVESLKEYPILNSEWAEDKIILKKQIHISIAVASDDALFVPVIHHADRLSVLGLAHAIHDLATRARAGKLTPADMSGGTFTVNNTGAFGSILSQPIINSPQAAILTMEAIVKKPVIMPDDSIAIRHMMNMCLSLDHRVLDGLVCGKFLAAVKKRLENMSADSIRLY; this is encoded by the coding sequence ATGGCCCAGATTCTCATGCCTCAATTAGGGGAATCCGTAACCGAAGGAACGATCGCAAAATGGTTAAAACAAGTGGGTGATTCTGTACAAAAATATGAGCCGATCGCCGAAGTGATCACCGACAAAGTGAATGCAGAGGTACCTTCAGATTTTGAAGGCGTGCTCACAAAAATTCTTGTCGAAGAGGGAACGACTGTAGCGGTGGGTACTCCAATCGCGCAGATTGAAGAGGCGGGTCAACAGCCTGTTCATGCGGATGAGAGTATAGAAGTTCAGGCGGAAAATGGGGAGTCGGCAGAAGCGCGTGTTACAACGGAAGGACTTTCGAGAGTGAAGGAACAAACTTCACGCGTGGATGTGGCGCGACCGCGCTTTTCACCAGCAGTGATGCATTTGTTGCAAGAACATGGAATCGATCCTTCTGAAATTTCGGGTACGGGACTTGGGGGGCGGATTACGCGTAAAGATGTACTCGCTTACCTTGAAAATAGACAAATAACAGGTCGCGTGCAGTTGACCAAGACAGAAGAAGACCTTTCCAGTGTCGCGGCACCCACAAAACCGGCAACAGGACCTATAACGTTCAATGAAACTGTTCAGCCGTCGGAAACAGTTTCCGCACAGCCCCAGAATCAACTGGCGCAAACGTTAACAGGCCGTTCTTTAAGAGAAGATGAAACAGCGATCCCGGTCACACCGATTCGCCGCACGATCGCGAAACGTATGTTGGAATCCAAACATCAGGCGCCCCATGCATGGACGATGGTGGAAGTGGATGTCACAAATATGGTTCGATTCCGCGAACGAGTCAAAGACGAGTTCAAGAAGAAAGAAGGATTTTCACTTACGTATTTGCCTCTTTTCATTAAAGCGGTCGTCGAATCATTAAAAGAATATCCAATCTTGAATTCCGAGTGGGCAGAGGATAAGATTATTCTCAAGAAGCAAATCCATATTTCAATCGCTGTCGCCAGTGACGATGCATTGTTTGTTCCCGTCATTCACCATGCGGATCGTCTATCAGTATTGGGACTCGCACATGCCATCCATGATTTAGCGACACGGGCGCGGGCCGGTAAACTGACACCCGCCGATATGTCAGGCGGAACGTTCACGGTGAATAATACGGGTGCTTTCGGTTCAATTCTCTCTCAACCGATCATCAATTCTCCGCAGGCCGCGATATTGACGATGGAAGCGATCGTGAAAAAACCCGTCATCATGCCGGATGATTCCATTGCTATCCGACACATGATGAATATGTGCTTATCGCTTGACCATCGCGTGTTGGACGGGTTGGTATGTGGGAAATTCCTCGCCGCGGTTAAAAAGCGGTTGGAGAACATGAGCGCCGATTCCATTCGCCTCTATTAG
- a CDS encoding cobalamin B12-binding domain-containing protein yields MIERKIRVLVAKPGLDGHDRGALVIAQGLRDAGMEVIYTGLRQTPAQIVAAAIQEDVDVIGLSSLSGAHMELFPQVVRLLREHGADDILVIGGGVIPDEDVELLKKEGIAAVFTPGTPISVTVDFIREHVRRG; encoded by the coding sequence ATGATAGAACGAAAGATACGTGTGCTTGTGGCCAAACCGGGACTTGACGGTCATGACCGGGGGGCGCTTGTGATTGCTCAAGGTCTGCGTGACGCGGGAATGGAAGTCATCTATACTGGTCTCCGTCAAACACCGGCCCAGATCGTTGCTGCCGCCATCCAGGAAGATGTGGATGTCATCGGTTTGAGCTCGTTGTCCGGTGCACATATGGAGTTGTTTCCGCAGGTTGTTCGCTTATTAAGAGAACATGGGGCGGATGATATTCTCGTCATCGGTGGCGGAGTGATTCCGGATGAAGATGTCGAGCTGTTAAAAAAGGAAGGTATCGCCGCCGTGTTTACGCCCGGTACGCCGATTTCTGTGACGGTTGATTTCATTCGTGAGCATGTACGAAGGGGGTAA
- the lipA gene encoding lipoyl synthase, with translation MQVVSTTDENPRPGRRPEWLKIHLNTGDNFRELKKLMRGNTLHTVCEEARCPNIYECWANRTATFMILGNICTRACRFCAVTSGLPTELDLEEPGRVAESVEHMGLRHVVVTSVARDDLADGGASIFAATIRAIRERVPLCSVEVLIPDFMGNWDALQVVMDAEPDILNHNIETVRRLSDKVRSKAKYDRSLELLRRAKEMKPHIPTKSSIMIGVGETWEEILQTMDDLRAVDCDIMTIGQYLQPTRKHLPVSRYWTPEEFAALKEEGMKRGFKHVESGPLVRSSYHAHEQVEKAGTQA, from the coding sequence TTGCAAGTGGTATCAACGACTGATGAGAATCCAAGACCAGGTCGACGGCCTGAGTGGCTTAAGATTCACCTCAATACCGGAGATAATTTTCGGGAATTGAAAAAATTAATGCGTGGCAATACGTTGCACACGGTATGCGAAGAAGCGCGTTGTCCCAATATTTACGAATGTTGGGCCAATCGGACGGCTACCTTCATGATTCTTGGAAATATTTGTACGAGAGCTTGTCGCTTTTGTGCAGTAACATCCGGTTTGCCGACCGAATTGGATCTTGAAGAGCCAGGACGTGTGGCCGAGTCTGTGGAACACATGGGGTTGAGGCACGTAGTAGTCACATCGGTAGCCCGCGATGATTTGGCCGACGGAGGAGCTTCCATCTTCGCTGCTACGATCCGTGCGATTCGCGAACGGGTACCATTATGTTCGGTAGAAGTCTTGATTCCCGATTTCATGGGCAACTGGGATGCTTTGCAAGTGGTCATGGATGCAGAGCCGGATATCCTGAATCATAACATCGAAACCGTCCGCCGCCTATCCGATAAAGTCCGCTCCAAGGCTAAGTATGACCGCTCACTTGAGTTGCTTCGCCGTGCGAAGGAGATGAAACCTCACATTCCCACCAAATCGAGTATTATGATCGGTGTAGGTGAGACGTGGGAAGAAATTTTGCAAACGATGGACGATTTGCGAGCGGTTGATTGCGACATCATGACGATCGGACAATACCTGCAACCGACAAGAAAACATTTGCCTGTCTCCCGATATTGGACACCTGAAGAATTTGCAGCTTTGAAAGAAGAAGGAATGAAACGCGGATTCAAACACGTCGAGTCCGGGCCGTTGGTTCGTTCTTCTTATCATGCGCATGAACAAGTCGAGAAAGCGGGAACACAGGCTTGA
- a CDS encoding acyl-CoA mutase large subunit family protein, with the protein MSNFLSKNDEWEKKAEKATAKFPERKKVFTTSSDIDVKRLYTHHDGVSTDEHYLEKLGFPGEFPYTRGIQPTMYRSRFWTMRQYAGFGSAEETNGRFRYLLDQGQTGLSVAFDLPTQIGYDSDDPMAQGEVGKVGVAIDSLQDMELLFKGIPLDQVSTSMTINAPASVLLAMYIAVGEKQGVSSKRLKGTIQNDILKEYVARGTYIFPPKPSMRLITDIFAYCSKHVPHWNTISISGYHIREAGSTAVQEVAFTLSNAIAYVEAALRSGLEIDEFAPRLSFFFNAHNNFFEEIAKFRAARRIWAKLMRERFQAKNPKSWQLRFHTQTGGSTLTAQQPDNNIVRVTIQALAAVLGGTQSLHTNSRDEALALPTEESARIALRTQQIIAYESGVADTVDPLGGSYYVESLTDQIEREVMAYIEKIDQRGGAVQAVEQGYMQREIHQSAYRAQMAIESGEQVVVGVNKFVLENEKQPELLRVNPELGRIQARKLGELRSSRNNEQVATKLADLKRAAEGQDNLMPFILDAVRVYATLGEICNTLRDVFGEYRPTQF; encoded by the coding sequence ATGTCCAATTTTCTATCAAAAAATGATGAATGGGAGAAAAAAGCGGAGAAAGCGACGGCAAAATTTCCCGAACGAAAAAAAGTTTTTACAACCTCGAGCGATATCGATGTGAAACGTTTATACACGCATCATGACGGCGTATCTACGGATGAGCATTACTTGGAAAAACTAGGGTTCCCAGGGGAATTTCCTTATACGCGAGGCATTCAGCCAACCATGTACCGTTCCCGCTTTTGGACGATGAGACAGTATGCGGGTTTTGGTTCTGCGGAGGAAACGAATGGCCGGTTTCGTTATTTGCTCGATCAGGGGCAAACAGGTTTGTCAGTTGCGTTTGATTTACCCACACAGATCGGTTACGACTCCGATGATCCTATGGCACAGGGAGAAGTAGGGAAAGTGGGAGTAGCCATCGATTCGTTACAGGATATGGAGCTCCTGTTTAAAGGCATACCTTTGGATCAAGTCAGTACGTCGATGACCATCAATGCGCCAGCTTCCGTTCTATTGGCTATGTATATCGCCGTTGGCGAGAAGCAAGGTGTATCAAGCAAACGTTTGAAAGGCACGATTCAGAATGACATCTTAAAAGAGTATGTGGCGCGCGGAACTTATATTTTCCCGCCGAAGCCTTCCATGCGATTGATTACCGATATTTTTGCGTATTGTTCGAAACATGTTCCGCATTGGAACACCATTTCCATTTCTGGTTATCATATTCGAGAAGCAGGATCGACAGCAGTACAAGAAGTGGCGTTTACGTTATCGAACGCGATTGCTTATGTGGAAGCGGCACTCCGCAGCGGGCTTGAGATCGATGAGTTTGCACCCAGACTTTCATTTTTCTTCAACGCACATAACAACTTCTTTGAAGAGATCGCGAAGTTTCGGGCGGCTCGGAGAATCTGGGCGAAATTGATGAGAGAGCGTTTTCAAGCGAAGAATCCGAAATCCTGGCAATTGCGCTTCCACACGCAAACCGGCGGCTCCACTTTAACGGCTCAGCAGCCGGATAACAATATCGTTCGCGTCACCATCCAAGCATTGGCGGCTGTTCTGGGGGGGACGCAGTCACTCCATACCAATTCGCGCGACGAAGCATTGGCGCTTCCTACGGAAGAATCTGCGCGAATTGCTTTACGCACACAGCAGATCATCGCTTATGAAAGCGGTGTGGCGGATACTGTCGATCCGCTTGGAGGGTCGTATTATGTAGAATCCTTGACCGATCAGATCGAGCGTGAAGTGATGGCTTACATTGAGAAGATCGATCAGAGGGGCGGTGCTGTTCAAGCGGTTGAACAAGGATATATGCAGAGGGAAATCCATCAATCGGCTTACCGGGCGCAAATGGCGATCGAATCGGGAGAACAAGTAGTTGTTGGCGTGAACAAATTTGTTCTTGAAAATGAGAAGCAGCCGGAGTTGTTGAGGGTGAACCCCGAGTTGGGGCGGATTCAAGCGAGGAAGTTAGGTGAGTTGCGCAGCAGTCGCAATAACGAGCAAGTGGCGACGAAACTGGCGGACTTGAAACGTGCAGCTGAAGGACAGGATAATTTGATGCCGTTTATTCTTGATGCAGTGAGAGTATATGCAACACTCGGAGAAATCTGTAATACACTCCGCGATGTTTTTGGAGAATATCGTCCAACGCAGTTCTAA
- a CDS encoding thiamine pyrophosphate-dependent dehydrogenase E1 component subunit alpha, which yields MTYKHEELGLTREQVLEMYRYMLLARRLDERMWILNRAGKIPFVISCQGQEAAQVGAAFAFDRNLDWMCPYYRDLGIVLVFGQTATDIMYSAFAKPGDPNSGGRQMPGHYGGKRFHIVTGSSPVATQVPHAVGFALAGKLRGEKSVAFTSLGEGSTNQGDFHEACNFAGVHKLPVIFYCENNKYAISIPEAKQLACENVADRAIAYGFPGVVVDGNDVLEVYRVFKEAVARARAGEGPTLIEAKTYRLVPHSSDDDDRSYRSREEVETAKKRDPIILFSAYLRETGILTDELDREIQDAIMKEVNEATEAAEKAPFAEPETALLHVYKEE from the coding sequence ATGACTTATAAGCATGAAGAACTGGGGTTAACGCGAGAGCAAGTGCTTGAGATGTACAGATATATGCTGCTAGCACGTCGGCTCGATGAACGGATGTGGATCTTGAACCGCGCGGGCAAAATTCCGTTCGTCATTTCGTGTCAGGGACAAGAGGCTGCACAGGTGGGAGCGGCTTTCGCATTTGACAGGAATTTGGACTGGATGTGTCCGTATTATCGTGATCTGGGTATCGTTTTGGTCTTCGGACAAACGGCTACTGATATCATGTATTCCGCTTTCGCCAAACCGGGGGATCCCAATTCGGGCGGACGGCAGATGCCCGGACACTATGGCGGCAAGAGATTCCATATCGTCACAGGCTCTTCACCAGTGGCGACCCAGGTTCCCCATGCAGTAGGGTTTGCGCTTGCCGGAAAGCTTCGCGGAGAAAAGTCGGTGGCTTTCACGTCCCTCGGTGAAGGTTCGACGAACCAGGGAGATTTTCATGAGGCCTGCAATTTCGCCGGCGTTCATAAGCTTCCTGTCATCTTCTATTGTGAGAATAACAAATATGCGATATCGATACCCGAAGCCAAGCAGCTTGCTTGCGAGAATGTGGCTGACCGTGCAATTGCTTACGGATTTCCAGGCGTGGTCGTCGACGGCAATGATGTACTTGAAGTCTATCGCGTGTTTAAAGAAGCGGTTGCACGTGCACGAGCAGGCGAAGGGCCAACGCTCATCGAAGCGAAGACTTATCGCCTAGTTCCCCACTCTTCCGATGATGATGATCGCAGCTATCGTTCGCGGGAGGAAGTCGAGACGGCGAAGAAACGAGATCCGATCATTCTCTTCTCCGCATATCTGCGTGAGACAGGAATCCTGACAGACGAACTTGACCGTGAAATCCAGGACGCGATCATGAAAGAAGTCAATGAGGCTACAGAAGCGGCGGAAAAAGCGCCTTTTGCAGAACCGGAAACAGCGCTTCTGCACGTGTACAAAGAGGAATAG